A single genomic interval of Mangifera indica cultivar Alphonso chromosome 5, CATAS_Mindica_2.1, whole genome shotgun sequence harbors:
- the LOC123216321 gene encoding brassinosteroid-related acyltransferase 1-like gives MDLQITLKETITVRPCERSNTQTVELSGLDRMSPAILYMVLFFKSKLKNKIDPVERAKRALQKVLVQWYPAAGRFKFNESSGKLEIDCNDEGVTMVVAFSESKLEELGCLHEYKPCYEKLVPKHPEANDIWENPLVVVQVTKFACGGISIGIGGSHALFDGVGGFNFLAAWATTSNEKDDSDLVAPNHSRAALLRAIYSPNSSPKTSSIYEQEHVAAIQHLYGIPMQAIASDDRCWETALSKFGQIEPQGELALITLSVQEEVVERLKGLATESGKLSKCFTFDILCAHVWKARMAALKLHPDTKICLQFPVDARSRFQPPLGKNFSGNAIVLASVSCLVKELLQEPLNYTIQRIHTAKGLMSDEYIKLYAKALESSDKFFPSMTELTIVSDWLKFPLHALDFEWGRVSNALLLATPVPETAFLMRNLEESGRLLIRIGIGRQYVPDLLRNFNDFNYTSSSRFSSTYN, from the exons ATGGATTTACAGATAACCTTGAAGGAGACCATAACTGTGAGGCCATGTGAACGGTCCAATACACAAACTGTTGAGCTCTCTGGTCTCGACAGGATGTCTCCAGCAATTCTCTACATGGTCTTATTTTTTAAGTCtaagttgaaaaataaaattgatccTGTTGAAAGAGCCAAAAGAGCTCTCCAAAAGGTGTTGGTCCAATGGTATCCGGCTGCAGggagatttaaatttaatgagaGTAGTGGGAAACTGGAGATTGATTGCAACGATGAAGGAGTCACCATGGTCGTTGCTTTCTCTGAGTCCAAGCTTGAAGAGCTTGGTTGCTTGCATGAATACAAACCTTGCTACGAAAAGCTCGTCCCTAAACATCCTGAAGCCAATGATATATGGGAAAATCCCCTAGTTGTTGTGCAG GTGACAAAGTTTGCTTGTGGAGGGATTTCAATAGGAATAGGAGGCAGCCATGCTTTGTTCGATGGCGTTGGTGGGTTCAACTTTCTTGCAGCTTGGGCTACCACATCAAACGAGAAAGATGACTCAGACCTCGTTGCGCCCAACCATTCAAGAGCTGCCCTTCTTCGAGCCATCTATTCTCCCAATTCAAGCCCTAAAACTTCTTCAATATATGAACAAGAACACGTTGCAGCTATTCAACACCTCTATGGCATACCTATGCAAGCCATTGCCTCTGATGACCGATGCTGGGAAACAGCACTATCGAAATTTGGGCAGATTGAGCCTCAAGGTGAGCTTGCTCTTATCACACTTAGTGTGCAGGAGGAAGTTGTCGAAAGATTGAAAGGGCTAGCCACTGAAAGTGGCAAACTCTCAAAGTGCTTCACGTTTGATATATTATGCGCACATGTATGGAAG GCAAGAATGGCTGCTCTTAAGCTACATCCTGATACAAAAATATGTTTGCAATTCCCAGTGGATGCAAGAAGCAGGTTCCAACCCCCACTTGGTAAAAACTTCAGTGGCAATGCCATTGTTCTTGCCTCAGTGTCATGTTTGGTGAAAGAGCTATTACAAGAGCCTCTAAATTACACAATCCAAAGAATTCACACTGCGAAGGGCCTTATGTccgatgaatatataaaattatatgcaaagGCTCTTGAGTCCTCGGATAAGTTTTTCCCCTCCATGACAGAGCTGACAATTGTAAGTGATTGGTTGAAGTTTCCATTGCATGCCCTTGATTTTGAATGGGGACGAGTTTCAAACGCACTTCTCTTAGCAACTCCTGTACCTGAAACTGCATTTCTAATGCGAAATCTTGAAGAATCTGGACGGCTCCTCATTCGAATTGGTATCGGAAGACAATATGTGCCTGATCTCCTCAGGAATTTCAATGACTTCAACTACACATCAAGCAGCAGATTTTCTTCCACCTATAATTGA